AGCGAGCCTACTACCGATGAAGAACTAAATCAGCGGACGCGCGAACGCTTTCGGGAGAAGATTAGGAACGGAGAGATTGATGATCGTAAGATAGATATTAATGTGAAGCAGCCTAGCAATCCGGGGATTGGTATGATTGGTGGAGGAATGGTAGACGAAAGCTCGATGATGAACTTGCAGGAGATGATCGGCAATATGATGCCGAAGAAAAACAAAAAGCGCAAAGTAAGTATCGGCGATGCCAAACGAATTTTGCTGGAAGAAGAAGCGGCCAAGCTGATTGATATGGACGAAGTAAAGGAGGAAGCCATTAAGAAAGCCGAAAACACCGGAATCATCTTTATTGATGAGATTGATAAAGTAGCCACGGGTTCTGACCGTAAGGGTGGCCCGGATGTAAGTAGGGAAGGGGTGCAGCGTGACCTGCTGCCAATTGTGGAAGGAAGTGCGGTGAATACCAAGTACGGAATCATTCACACCGATCATATTTTGTTTGTAGCGGCCGGAGCCTTCCATGTTTCTAAACCCTCCGACCTGATTCCCGAACTACAGGGTCGCTTCCCGATCCGGGTAGAGTTGAACGATCTGACGAACGAGGACTTTATACGTATTTTACAGGAACCCAAAAATGCGCTCACCAAGCAGTACCAAGCCTTGTTTGGTGCGGAAGAGGTAACGCTAGAATTTCAGGGGGACGCGCTGGAAGCATTAGCCGATATTGCTTTTCAGATTAACTCGGAGATTGAAAACATTGGGGCGCGTCGCCTACATACGGTGATGAGTCATCTTCTCAACGACTTTTTATTTGATGTGCCAGATAAAATCGGGGCAAATGCTCACTTAGTCATTACGAAAGAAATGGTAGAAGAAAGCCTGTCGGGGCTGGTACAGAATAAAGACCTGAGTCAATTTATTTTGTAGACGGAAGACGAACCTTAGTTTACTGTTGCAGATGAAGCGAATTTTGAAAGCAGCTTGGCGGACAACGCGCAGACTGATCTGGGCAATAGGAGTGGCGTATATGCTGGCGTTTCATAATGTATACTACGATGAGCAAAAGTATAAAGAAGACATTGTTATTGTAGTGGAGGAAGATACTGAAATACAAGACGCTGCCCCAGGAGAATAATTTTACGGAAACGTGAGAGCCAAATCTTGAGTCCGGACAGTTTTATCAACTACCCATTTTCAATTATCAACTATAAC
This region of Tunicatimonas pelagia genomic DNA includes:
- the hslU gene encoding ATP-dependent protease ATPase subunit HslU; this translates as MLEDKQYLTPRQIVAELDKYIIGQNDAKKNVAIALRNRWRRMHVPTEIQNEIIPNNILMIGATGVGKTEIARRLANLADAPFTKVEASKFTEVGYVGRDVESMVRDLVEQSVNLVKERKQEEVKEKAADIVEEIILDALIPPIKSTPARSQSSTVGFETNSEPTTDEELNQRTRERFREKIRNGEIDDRKIDINVKQPSNPGIGMIGGGMVDESSMMNLQEMIGNMMPKKNKKRKVSIGDAKRILLEEEAAKLIDMDEVKEEAIKKAENTGIIFIDEIDKVATGSDRKGGPDVSREGVQRDLLPIVEGSAVNTKYGIIHTDHILFVAAGAFHVSKPSDLIPELQGRFPIRVELNDLTNEDFIRILQEPKNALTKQYQALFGAEEVTLEFQGDALEALADIAFQINSEIENIGARRLHTVMSHLLNDFLFDVPDKIGANAHLVITKEMVEESLSGLVQNKDLSQFIL